Genomic DNA from Clavibacter michiganensis:
TGCCCGGCCTCGCCGACCTGCCGGAGCTCGTCGAGGCCGCCCGCACGGCCGGCACCGAGGTCGAGGAGCGCGCGACGGGCGCCGCGCCCGCCCTCGCGCCGCTCGCCGACGTCACCGCGTACCGCACCGTGCAGGAGTCGCTCGCCAACGCCCGGCGGCACGCACCCGGATCCGCCGTCACGCTCACGACGGAGGCCGGCCCCGCGCGCATCGCCCTCACCATCGAGAACGCGCTGCCCGCCGCCGCCTCGGCGACCGCGCCGGGCTACGGCCTCGTCGGGATGCGCGAGCGGGCCGCGCTCGTCGGCGGACGCCTGGAGGCGGGACCGACCGGATCCGGCACCTGGCGCGTGCGCCTCGAGCTGCCCGTGGAGCCCGTGCCGGCGCCGAGGGCCGACGCATGATCCGCGTCGTCCTGGTCGACGACCAGTCCATCGTCCGCGCCGGCTTCCGCGTCGTGCTGGAGACGGCCGGCGGGATCGAGGTGGTCGGCGAGGCCGCGGGCGGCCGCGAGGCGGTGGAGCTCGTGCGCCGCCTGGCGCCCGACGTCGTCGTGATGGACGTGCGCATGCCCGGCGGCGACGGCATCGAGGCGACCCGCGCGATCACCGGAGCGGACGCGGAGGCGCCCGCCCCCGTCCCCGCGCCCGGCGACGACCGGCAGGCGCCCGCCGTCCTCGTCGCCACCACGTTCGACCTCGACGAGTACGTCTTCGGCGCGCTCGAGGCCGGCGCCCGCGGCTTCGTGCTCAAGGACGCCGAGCCCGAGGAGTTCATCCAGGCCGTCCGGGCGCTCGCCGAGGGCCGCGCCGCGCTCGACGGCGTGACCACGCGCCGCGTCATGGCCGAGTTCACCCGCCGCCGTTCGGCGTTCGCCGTGCACCCCGGCACCGAGGTCCTCACGCCGCGCGAGCAGGACATCGTGCGGCTCCTGGGCGACGGCCTCTCCAACGACGAGATCGGCGGACGGCTCGTGATCGAGACGAGCACCGTGAAGTCGCACCTCACCCGGATCATGACGAAGCTCGGCACCCGCGACCGCCTGCAGACCGTCGTGTGGGGCTACCGCTCGGGCCTGCTGCCCTGACCGCCGGCGGGCCGAGGAAGGGACCGCCGCGACGCGCCCGGGCGGCGCGCGGAGACCGGACGCGCGTCCCGCCGCGTTCGCCCGCGATCCACCGTCCGTGCCGCGAACGTCCACCGCGGGCGGCGCGCGCTCCCAGGCCCGTCGTGGTCTGATGGATCCATGGAACCCATCTACACCGCTATCGCGCACGCCTCCGGCGGAGGACGCGACGGACACGTCCGCAGCGAGGACGACCGCATCGACTTCGACACCCGTCCCCCCAAGGAGATGGGCGGATCGGGCGAGGGCACGAACCCCGAGCAGCTCTTCGCCGCCGGGTACAGCGCCTGCTTCCTCGGCGCCACCCACCTCGTCGGCAAGAACGCCGGCGTCGACACGAAGGACGCGGGCGTCTCCGCCAGCGTCTCGATCGGCGACAACGGCCAGGGCGGCTTCGGCCTCGCGGTCGAGCTCGACGTCTACCTCCCGAACGTGGCGCCCGAGCGCCGCCAGGAGATCGCGGACGCGGCCCACCAGGTCTGCCCGTACTCCAACGCCACGCGCGGCAACATCGACGTGAAGGTCACCATCGTCGACTGATCCACCCGCACGACACGAGGCGGGCGTCCCCATCGGGGACGCCCGCCTCCGTCGTCCAGGCGCGGATGGGTAGGGTCGTCGCATGCCTGAGAACACCGGCCCCGCTGGGGCGCCCCTCGACGACGACGCCCGTGCCGCCCTCGAGGAGCTGGGGGAGATCCGCGGGAGCATCGACAACATCGACGCCGCCCTCGTCCACATGCTCGCGGAGCGGTTCAAGTTCACCCAGTCGGTCGGCCGGCTGAAGGCCGCGCACGGGCTGCCCGCGGCGGATCCCGAGCGCGAGCGCCGCCAGATCCTCCGCCTCCGCGCCCTCGCCGAGGAGTCCCGGCTCGATCCGGCGTTCGCGGAGAAGTTCCTGAACTTCATCGTCGCGGAGGTCATCCACCACCACACGCGCATCGCCGAGGACCAGGGCGCGGCCACCTCCGCGGTCGCGCCCGAGGACGGCGGCCCGGCGACCTGATCCGGCGGCCCGGCCCCCGCGGGCCAGGCTCAGCCCTCCGGCGTCAGCCCTCCGGGTACGTCTCCCGCAGCACGCGCTCCAGCAGCTCGGCCACCGCGCCCGGGCCCGACGCCGGCGCGACCGCCTCGACACCCGCGTTGTAGTTGGTGTTGGTGTTCACGTCGTAGGTCACGAGCCGGCCGTCCGCGGTCTCGATGAACTCGATGCCGGCCACCTCGATCCCGAGCCCCGCGAGGAAGGCGACGTACTTCTCCACGAGCGGGTGCTCCGCGGTGATGTCCTCCCGCAGCGAGAAGATCGTGTCGCCCGGCTGCTGCGCGATGGTCGCCCCGGGCGGCATCACGAGCGCACCGGTGGTCGGGTCGATCGCGCACGCGTCGGCCGGGCAGAGCTGGTAGCCGCCGCGCGCGGTGTCGGCCTGGATCGCGTAGACGAACTCCCCGCCGACGATCTCGACGCGCGTGACCCGCGGCGTCGCGGCCTCGAGGAACTCCTGCAGCAGCGTGATCCCGTCCTGCGGCTCCTCGAAGTCGGGCCCCTCCACGTAGGCGGCCAGCTCCTCGACGCTGTCGAACTTGCGGACGCCGAGCCCCTTGCCGCCCTGGTTGTGCTTCGTGATGAACGGGGTCGGGAGGCCGCGGGCCGCCTCGACGATGCGGTGGCTGCCGATCACGGCACGCGTGCGCGGCACCTCGATGCCGGCGGCGCGGAGCGCGGTGAGCTGGTCGACCTTGCTCACCTCGAGCTCGATCGTGCGGCGGCCGTTGACCGTCCGGCGCCCGTGCGCCTCCAGCCACGACATGAGCGCGCGCGTGTAGTCCTTCGACAGCGCGTGGTCGCGCGTGTGGGCCGAGGCGCTGATCCTCGACCAGAAGATCCCCTCGGGCGGCGCCTCGTCGATCTCGAGCACGCCGTCGGTGAGGAGCCACTCCTCGTACGGCACGCCGCGCGCGTCGAGCGCGGCGGCGAACGGGCCGAACCACTCGGGGTTCTCGTGGATGGCGAATACCTTCGGTGCGGTGGTCATCCACCCAGGCTACGAGGCGCGCGGGGCGGCGACGGACGCGTGACGGCCGGCGTCAGCCCACCCGGCGGCGTCAGCTCAGCCGCACGAGCGCCTGCACCGGCAGGTGGTCGCTCATCATGCGGCCGCGCCAGGCGAAGTCGTTGACCGCGGCGGCGCGGACGTCCACCCGCTCGCTCACGAGGATCCAGTCGATGCGCGGCCCGTCGACGACCGGCGGGCGGTAGTCGGGGAACGTGCCGAAGGCGGGCGTCGCCTGGCGGGCGGTGTCGAGCCAGGAGTCGCGGAGGCCGGCACGGCGGGTGAGCGCGTCGTAGGGGAACGAGTCCACGGGCGCGTTGAAGTCGCCCATGAGCACGAGCGGCAGTCCCGCGAAGCGCGTGCGCACGAGCTCGGCGATGGCCTCGGCCGCGAGGTCGCGGGCCTCGGCGACGTCGTGGTCGAGGTGCGTGTCGAGCACCACGAGCGGGTGGCCGGTGGCCTCGTCCTGGAAGCGGGCCCAGGTGAGGATCCGCGGCATGGGGTTGCCCCACGTCATGCTGCCGATCACGTCGGGGGTGTCCGAGAGCCACATCACGTCGTGCTCGAGGAGCGTGAGGCGGGAGGCCTGGTAGAAGATCGCGCCGTGCTCGCCGTGGCTGCCGCCGTCGCGGCCCTGCCCGACCATGCGGTACGAGGGCGGCAGCGCCTTCTCGATCGCCTGGATCTGCGGCCACAGCGCCTCCTGCACGCCGAGCACCGTGGGCCGCTCCTGCTGCAGGAATCGCGTGAGCACCTCCTGGCGCTCGGGCCAGTGGTCGGCCTCGCCCTCGCGGGTGCCGTGCCAGGGCATGCGCACGTTGAGTGAGATGAGGTGGATGTCGTCGCCGGTCGTCGGGCCGATCGCGGGGGTCATGACGACCATTCAACCCCGTGCGGCTGACCGGCTGGCCACGCAGCGACGGACGGGCGGGAAGCGGGCGTCAGCAGCCGGGCGTGACGAGCGCCTTGACGAAGGCGCCGGACTGGTACGTGTACTGCGAGACCCACTGGCGGAAGCTGAAGTCCACCGGGTCCTCGACCACCATGAGGTCGCCCGTGAAGCAGCGCGAGAAGATCAGCTGGGTGCGGGTGACGTGCGGGGTCCAGGTGATGACGATGGCGCTCGTCCAGCCGTTCTCCTCGGACTTCTCGCGCAGATAGCGCGCCTCGCCCTGGGTGGTGAAGGGCGACGGGGTGTCGCACGTGACGGCGTAGGGGAACTCGCCGTTGCAGGCCGCGAGCTCCGCGGCCGACTGCGGGCCGGTGGGCGGCACCGAGAACACGACCGTGTCGGAGTAGCCCTCCTCCACCAGCTTCGCCGCCAGGTCGCGGCGGGTGGGGTTGGGCGGGCCGATGACGTAGATCACGTCGGCCTTGTCCGGCTGGCTCGCCGGCGGGAAGACGAAGAGCGGGATGCCGGCCAGGAGCCAGGCCAGCAGGAGCACGAGCAGCGCCAGGAGGGTGCGCACGATCCAGCGCCGGACGCGGTGCGCCCGGCGAGGCGGTGTGGTGGTGGTGCTGGGTGTCAACGTGTGCTCTCGGCCTGGATGATCCGCGGGGGCGGCGTGCGGGCGTGCGGGGGCGGGTGCGTCCCCCGGCGGCTCATCGAGCCTAGGGGGAGGGCATGACGGCCGCTAAGCCCCCATCCGGGGCGGGCGGTGCGACGTCGTCGGGCGGCGGGCGGCGGATCAGCCGCCCGTGGAGCAGGGGACCTGCGTGATCTCGGACTCGAGCGGACGCACGAGCGGCGTGTGCCGCAGCTCGAGCGGCCCCGGGGCGTCGGACGCCGGCATGGTGAACGTGACGTCGACCGTCTTCGTGTCCTGCGGCGCGAGCTCGGTGCGGATGCGGATCATGCCGCGCCCCATGTCGGTGCCGCGCGCCTCCTCCGTGGTGAGGTCGGCGTCCGTCTCCCAGCCGGTGACGGTGGATCCGACGGGGCCGTACACGAGCAGGTCGTCGAACTGGCGGCCCTTGGCCTTGCCGTCGAGGCCCGTGACGTACCGGGGCAGGCTCGTCGCGGCGTCGAGGGGCGCGATGCTCGTCATGTCGACCGACACCGTGTACGTGGTGGTGTCGTCGCAGGTCTCCGCCTGGATCCTCGACGCGGAGCGCAGGTAGTAGCTCATCTTGGATCCGGAGCCGATGTCGTTGAAGTACAGGCCGATCGCGGTGGCTTCCGAGTTGTCGTCCGGCAGCGCGCCGCTCAGCGGCCCGCCCTCGATGAGCGCCTGCTCCTCCGGCACCGTGCTCCACAGCAGGAGGCGGCGCTCGTCGATGGCCCGGTCGATCGCCGTGACCAGCGGCACGACGGGCGGGGTGTCGGTGACGAGCTTCGCGAAGATCGTGCTGGCCGCGCTCGCGAAGTAGCGGTCCTGCGCCAGGTAGTCGGGGTACTGGCTGTACACGGCGCCGAGGAGCGTGGGCACCGCGTTCTGGGCGTTGAGCTCGTCGCCGGTGGCCAGCGTGATCGGCCCGGTCGCCTCCAGCAGGTAGCTGAGCGCGATGGGGTCGAACGACAGGACGCCGTCGACCCGGTCGCCGATGTTGGCTTCCCAGTACGACTTGGCGAGGGCGCCCGAGGTGGGGAAGTCGGGGAACATCGTGATGTTCTGCTCGAACCGGTCCGAGCGCGGCTCGATGAGGCGCACGGTCTCGTCCGGGATGTCGCCCTGGCGCACGTTCCGCGGGAAGTCGTTGCTCGACGCCTGCTTCGCGATCCGCACGCTGCCGTCCTCGACGGTCAGCAGCACGAGCGCGGCCGGGTTGCCGCCCGTGGAGCGCACCTCCGCGTTGTTCTGGAACATCAGCAGGTAGTTGCGCGCGCCGTCGGCGCCGAGGAGGTCGGGCAGGATCCCCGTGACCTCGCGGAAGGTGCTCGCGGTCGCCTCGGTGCTCGTGAGCGTGTCGTCCATGAGGTCGACGTCGTCGGCCACCTGCGCCCAGAGGCTGTCGCGGTCGATCGTCTCGAGCTCGGCGCGGGCGCCGGCGAGGCCGTCGCTCGCGGTCTGCACGGTCTGGCCGAGGGAGCGGATCCCGTCGAGGTCGATGCGGCCGAGCACGGGCGTGAACGCCGAGAGCGAGACCTCCGTGGCGGGCGTGACGACGTCGGTCGCGAGCCGGTCGCTCGTGGCGGCCAGCACGCGCGCGGCGTGGAGGTTCGGGCCGACGAAGGGGATCCACTCGTAGGCGCCGAGCACGCCGTCGTCCGCGGCCTGGGCGGCCTTCGCGGTGTGGTCGCGGAGCTCGGCGGCGCCGGCCTTCGCGGTGTCGATGTCGCCCGCGAGGAGCGCGGTCTGCACCTGGTCGGAGAGCGGGAGCGCGTCGCGCAGCTCGGACTGGACGGTGTCGACGCGGGGGAGGATCAGCGCGGCCGAGACCGCGGTGCCGATCACGAGGACGCCGACGACGCCGACGGGGATCCAGAGGCGCTTGCGCTTCCACAGCGGGCGGCGGGTGCGGGACGCGTCGCGGTCCGCGTCGCGGTCCGCGCGGTCGGCGCGTCGGCTGCGGCCGCCCGTCGATCCGTCGGAGCGATCCGCGCCGTCGGCCGGGGGCAGGATGTCGTCGATGCCGCTCACCGGTCGGGCGTCCCGGTCACGGCCGGCCGTCCGGCCGGGAAGGCGCGGCCGTTGCCGATCGCGGGGCGGTCGCCCGCGGAAGCGGGACCGCCGACGGCACCGAGGCCGGCGGCACCGGCCCCGATGAGCGCCTGCTCGCGCACGGCCGCGGGCGCGGTCTCGTCGGGCAGCGGCACGGGCGCGCTGACCGGGCCGGTGACCTGCTTGCGCGTGGACGAGATCCAGAAGAACAGCAGGAGGATCACGAGCGACGCGATGCTCGTCGACATGCCCTGGTACGCGTCGCCGCGGATGAGGGAGAAGAGGTACGGCGTGACGACGACCGCGATGGCCGCGCCGAGGAGCCCGCGGCGGCGCATGCGTGCGCGGATGAAGAGGCCGGCCACGAGCCCGAGGAGCGCGCCGACGGCGACGACCCCGGGGATGCCGAAGTTCGAGAACGCCTCGCCGATGGCCGAGAGGCTCGTCTCGACGCGGTTGACGCCGTAGAACCGGGGCACGTACGTGGACGTGAACCACGTGTTGCCGCCGCCGAACGGCTTGTCCTCCCAGAGCCCGCGCGGGACGAACCAGGCCGGCACCGCGGCGTAGGTGGCGCCCCACTGGTAGACGAAGTCGGGCAGCGACGCGACCTCGTTGAGGCGGATGAGCACGTCGAACGGCCGGGTCTCGATGCCGCTGGTGAGGCGGTCGAGGAGGACGCCGAGCGGGTCCTGCGTGAGGCGGTCGAGCGAGCGGCCGTTGTCGAACGTGGACTCGCGGATGACGATCGAGTAGACCATCGCGACCACGGCCGTGACGCCGCCGATGAGGGCGATGGTGCGGAACCGGAACGGCTTCGGGCCGATCTGCTTGAGGATCAGGAACGGCAGGAACACGCCGATGATGAGCGGGCCACGGCCGCCGGCGGAACCGG
This window encodes:
- a CDS encoding response regulator transcription factor; this translates as MIRVVLVDDQSIVRAGFRVVLETAGGIEVVGEAAGGREAVELVRRLAPDVVVMDVRMPGGDGIEATRAITGADAEAPAPVPAPGDDRQAPAVLVATTFDLDEYVFGALEAGARGFVLKDAEPEEFIQAVRALAEGRAALDGVTTRRVMAEFTRRRSAFAVHPGTEVLTPREQDIVRLLGDGLSNDEIGGRLVIETSTVKSHLTRIMTKLGTRDRLQTVVWGYRSGLLP
- a CDS encoding organic hydroperoxide resistance protein, which translates into the protein MEPIYTAIAHASGGGRDGHVRSEDDRIDFDTRPPKEMGGSGEGTNPEQLFAAGYSACFLGATHLVGKNAGVDTKDAGVSASVSIGDNGQGGFGLAVELDVYLPNVAPERRQEIADAAHQVCPYSNATRGNIDVKVTIVD
- a CDS encoding chorismate mutase, with translation MPENTGPAGAPLDDDARAALEELGEIRGSIDNIDAALVHMLAERFKFTQSVGRLKAAHGLPAADPERERRQILRLRALAEESRLDPAFAEKFLNFIVAEVIHHHTRIAEDQGAATSAVAPEDGGPAT
- a CDS encoding ATP-grasp domain-containing protein, whose product is MTTAPKVFAIHENPEWFGPFAAALDARGVPYEEWLLTDGVLEIDEAPPEGIFWSRISASAHTRDHALSKDYTRALMSWLEAHGRRTVNGRRTIELEVSKVDQLTALRAAGIEVPRTRAVIGSHRIVEAARGLPTPFITKHNQGGKGLGVRKFDSVEELAAYVEGPDFEEPQDGITLLQEFLEAATPRVTRVEIVGGEFVYAIQADTARGGYQLCPADACAIDPTTGALVMPPGATIAQQPGDTIFSLREDITAEHPLVEKYVAFLAGLGIEVAGIEFIETADGRLVTYDVNTNTNYNAGVEAVAPASGPGAVAELLERVLRETYPEG
- a CDS encoding endonuclease/exonuclease/phosphatase family protein, with translation MTPAIGPTTGDDIHLISLNVRMPWHGTREGEADHWPERQEVLTRFLQQERPTVLGVQEALWPQIQAIEKALPPSYRMVGQGRDGGSHGEHGAIFYQASRLTLLEHDVMWLSDTPDVIGSMTWGNPMPRILTWARFQDEATGHPLVVLDTHLDHDVAEARDLAAEAIAELVRTRFAGLPLVLMGDFNAPVDSFPYDALTRRAGLRDSWLDTARQATPAFGTFPDYRPPVVDGPRIDWILVSERVDVRAAAVNDFAWRGRMMSDHLPVQALVRLS
- a CDS encoding YdcF family protein; protein product: MRTLLALLVLLLAWLLAGIPLFVFPPASQPDKADVIYVIGPPNPTRRDLAAKLVEEGYSDTVVFSVPPTGPQSAAELAACNGEFPYAVTCDTPSPFTTQGEARYLREKSEENGWTSAIVITWTPHVTRTQLIFSRCFTGDLMVVEDPVDFSFRQWVSQYTYQSGAFVKALVTPGC
- a CDS encoding DUF4012 domain-containing protein, which produces MSGIDDILPPADGADRSDGSTGGRSRRADRADRDADRDASRTRRPLWKRKRLWIPVGVVGVLVIGTAVSAALILPRVDTVQSELRDALPLSDQVQTALLAGDIDTAKAGAAELRDHTAKAAQAADDGVLGAYEWIPFVGPNLHAARVLAATSDRLATDVVTPATEVSLSAFTPVLGRIDLDGIRSLGQTVQTASDGLAGARAELETIDRDSLWAQVADDVDLMDDTLTSTEATASTFREVTGILPDLLGADGARNYLLMFQNNAEVRSTGGNPAALVLLTVEDGSVRIAKQASSNDFPRNVRQGDIPDETVRLIEPRSDRFEQNITMFPDFPTSGALAKSYWEANIGDRVDGVLSFDPIALSYLLEATGPITLATGDELNAQNAVPTLLGAVYSQYPDYLAQDRYFASAASTIFAKLVTDTPPVVPLVTAIDRAIDERRLLLWSTVPEEQALIEGGPLSGALPDDNSEATAIGLYFNDIGSGSKMSYYLRSASRIQAETCDDTTTYTVSVDMTSIAPLDAATSLPRYVTGLDGKAKGRQFDDLLVYGPVGSTVTGWETDADLTTEEARGTDMGRGMIRIRTELAPQDTKTVDVTFTMPASDAPGPLELRHTPLVRPLESEITQVPCSTGG
- a CDS encoding O-antigen polymerase → MGPTYRLATPAVFAAAVVLTILAALGGVALLGNELSYPFMIAVLAILLVGVLVKETVSNGDPITPGGIVAFTGLLLFVLRPLTVANSMETSPGAIADTRFFSPTLQLAASSALIEALIFFSAFFVIYYYSVAREARRVSRGGEDAKALEESALAGGPAFVDPDTQVRWQRVFNTSVSQAIVVISSVVALGLLVYLVLSSGGIQAYTTGLANRSDFLSGKSFIGLSYIPVQIAIVYNVLARRQKGLEGWNWVNLVAVLVLVVCAGSAGGRGPLIIGVFLPFLILKQIGPKPFRFRTIALIGGVTAVVAMVYSIVIRESTFDNGRSLDRLTQDPLGVLLDRLTSGIETRPFDVLIRLNEVASLPDFVYQWGATYAAVPAWFVPRGLWEDKPFGGGNTWFTSTYVPRFYGVNRVETSLSAIGEAFSNFGIPGVVAVGALLGLVAGLFIRARMRRRGLLGAAIAVVVTPYLFSLIRGDAYQGMSTSIASLVILLLFFWISSTRKQVTGPVSAPVPLPDETAPAAVREQALIGAGAAGLGAVGGPASAGDRPAIGNGRAFPAGRPAVTGTPDR